From one Catellatospora sp. IY07-71 genomic stretch:
- a CDS encoding roadblock/LC7 domain-containing protein, giving the protein MTTTQDLGWLLANFADRVPGVAHAVAVSADGLLLASSRDLPRDRADQLAAIASGLVSLTQGAARCFEGGAVLQTVVEMDNGFLFLMSISDGSSFAVLASRSCDVGQVGYEMALLVDRVGDALTPAPRSAAGVLG; this is encoded by the coding sequence ATGACCACTACGCAGGATCTTGGTTGGCTGTTGGCCAACTTCGCCGACCGGGTGCCGGGCGTCGCCCACGCGGTCGCCGTGTCCGCGGACGGCCTACTGCTCGCGTCCTCCCGGGATCTTCCCCGGGACCGGGCCGACCAGCTGGCCGCCATCGCGTCCGGTCTGGTGAGCCTTACGCAAGGCGCCGCCCGCTGTTTCGAGGGCGGGGCGGTGTTGCAGACTGTCGTAGAGATGGACAACGGGTTCCTTTTCCTGATGTCCATCTCGGATGGTTCCTCGTTCGCGGTGCTCGCGTCGCGAAGCTGCGACGTGGGCCAGGTCGGGTACGAGATGGCACTGCTGGTCGACCGGGTGGGCGACGCGCTCACGCCGGCTCCGCGCAGCGCCGCAGGCGTGCTGGGCTGA
- a CDS encoding DUF742 domain-containing protein: protein MPDRDEPTGALVRPYAVTRGRTRPRLEIAIEALVETTVRGRSANATNRGGHGREHQHIASLCDGKVQSLAEIAARMRLPLGVARVLIADMAADGLVAVYEPTSFESNDAVGTELLERVLSGLRRL from the coding sequence ATGCCCGACAGAGATGAACCGACCGGCGCGTTGGTACGGCCGTACGCCGTTACCCGTGGCCGCACCCGGCCGCGATTGGAGATCGCGATAGAGGCACTGGTGGAGACGACCGTACGCGGCCGCTCCGCCAATGCCACGAACCGCGGCGGCCACGGGCGGGAACATCAACACATCGCGTCCCTGTGCGACGGCAAAGTGCAGTCGCTCGCTGAGATCGCGGCACGGATGCGGCTGCCGCTCGGTGTCGCCCGTGTCCTCATCGCGGACATGGCGGCAGACGGCCTGGTCGCGGTATACGAGCCGACGTCGTTTGAAAGCAACGACGCGGTAGGCACTGAACTGCTGGAGAGGGTACTCAGTGGACTTCGGAGGCTCTGA
- a CDS encoding ATP/GTP-binding protein: MSHRPGAPGGRVTSAKIVIAGGFGVGKTTLVGSVSEITPLTTEAIMTSAGVGVDDTRQIPNKTTTTVAMDFGRISIDRDLILYLFGTPGQTRFWFMWDELVRGAIGAVVMVDTRRLADCFAAIDFFEHRKLPYLIAINCFDGQQFHNAQDVRDALAISSDVPVVSCDARNRESTKQVLISLVEYVLSMRRTRTGVSA; this comes from the coding sequence ATGTCACACCGTCCGGGTGCACCCGGCGGGCGTGTGACATCGGCGAAGATTGTCATCGCCGGCGGCTTCGGCGTCGGCAAGACGACGCTGGTAGGTTCCGTTTCGGAGATCACGCCGCTGACCACTGAAGCGATTATGACTTCGGCCGGTGTCGGTGTGGATGACACGCGCCAGATTCCCAACAAGACCACCACCACGGTGGCCATGGACTTCGGCCGTATCTCCATCGATCGTGACCTGATCCTGTATCTGTTCGGCACCCCCGGCCAGACCCGGTTCTGGTTCATGTGGGACGAGCTGGTGCGGGGCGCCATCGGCGCGGTCGTCATGGTGGACACGCGCCGGCTCGCGGACTGCTTCGCGGCGATCGACTTCTTCGAACACCGCAAGCTGCCCTACCTGATCGCGATCAACTGCTTCGACGGTCAGCAGTTCCACAACGCGCAGGACGTGCGGGACGCGCTCGCGATCTCGTCCGACGTGCCGGTGGTGAGCTGCGACGCGCGTAACCGCGAGTCGACCAAGCAGGTGCTGATCTCCCTGGTGGAGTACGTGCTCTCGATGCGGCGTACCCGCACCGGCGTCTCCGCCTGA
- a CDS encoding ABC transporter substrate-binding protein has product MGLIAGALLAACSEPDATEAGATSEIVLGASLELTGVGSTLGKLQEQALKVGAEEINSIGVPFGEGRLYIRVVVKDNGGNPATAAQQAKDLIEQDKVSALIGGVTVETARTMIAVAEERKVPLLCLNSGDDMVVPLPQRKFVYQLGPNASDVAALMGRELRKLGLQKVAVLASADGHGDAGVRALPRALLTVGRELVTTVRLPKTGRAFGDVARSIVEAEPDAVIVWAQAPLSAAAVAAVRAAGFTGRFILDPGAGADETLSGPNGKAMEGAYIVHPVVLAGAPTMATTPSGRAARAFVYRYIQQYGSFSGFAPYAADALTLLATAARRAVSTDPQRLRGRLEGGPIEGIAGAYAFQPISHGGLEPDALIPFIVRQGAWVRLS; this is encoded by the coding sequence TTGGGTCTGATCGCCGGAGCGCTGCTGGCGGCCTGCTCCGAGCCGGACGCCACGGAGGCGGGCGCGACCAGCGAGATCGTGCTCGGGGCCAGCCTGGAGCTGACCGGCGTCGGCTCCACCCTCGGCAAGCTGCAGGAGCAGGCGCTGAAGGTCGGCGCCGAGGAGATCAACTCGATCGGCGTGCCGTTCGGCGAGGGCCGCCTCTACATCCGCGTGGTCGTCAAGGACAACGGCGGCAACCCCGCCACCGCGGCGCAGCAGGCCAAGGACCTCATCGAGCAGGACAAGGTCAGCGCGCTGATCGGCGGCGTGACCGTGGAGACCGCTCGCACGATGATCGCGGTCGCCGAGGAGCGCAAGGTCCCGCTGCTCTGCCTCAACAGCGGCGACGACATGGTCGTGCCCCTGCCGCAGCGCAAGTTCGTCTACCAGCTCGGCCCCAACGCCTCCGACGTCGCCGCGCTCATGGGCCGTGAGCTGCGCAAGCTCGGCCTGCAGAAGGTCGCGGTGCTGGCGTCGGCGGACGGGCACGGCGACGCCGGCGTCCGGGCGCTGCCCCGCGCGCTGCTCACCGTCGGCCGGGAGCTGGTCACCACGGTGCGCCTGCCGAAGACCGGCCGTGCCTTCGGCGACGTCGCACGCAGCATCGTCGAGGCCGAGCCCGACGCGGTCATCGTGTGGGCGCAGGCACCGCTGAGCGCCGCCGCGGTCGCCGCGGTGCGCGCCGCCGGTTTCACCGGCAGGTTCATCCTCGACCCCGGCGCGGGCGCCGACGAGACCCTCAGCGGGCCCAACGGCAAGGCGATGGAGGGCGCCTACATCGTGCACCCCGTCGTGCTCGCCGGGGCGCCCACGATGGCCACCACACCCTCCGGACGCGCCGCCCGCGCGTTCGTGTACCGCTACATCCAGCAGTACGGCTCGTTCAGCGGTTTCGCGCCGTACGCGGCCGACGCGCTGACGCTGCTGGCGACCGCCGCCCGGCGTGCGGTGAGCACGGACCCGCAGCGGCTGCGGGGCCGGCTGGAGGGCGGCCCGATCGAGGGCATCGCCGGCGCGTACGCGTTCCAGCCCATCTCCCACGGCGGCCTGGAGCCGGACGCCCTCATCCCCTTCATCGTCCGCCAGGGCGCCTGGGTCCGCCTCAGCTGA
- a CDS encoding transposase — protein MALVRVYCGMTSTAPAVEVGDTLTAAVNRLTVAVVDDSGRLLEFCVINDDPAGYALVTSLLAERFGGSTMVTVAADSDDHQVISLLAAGGRAIAYTDDETADDFADRFADDESMDEVDSTPDERRAVGLARALQAGALSAVVGPAPREFVAFKPVLAAHAALAVGRQAAAVALREVLRELYPAALRAYPDPAAPVALAVLEALPEPGMLAGQAGSRGRDTGATAEAVAARLVADGICDSATALEAVTALRVAIAETPRRNGIGKQLTAAVADSVRYSVAAVRSVDAASGALIDTLAERTAPLPAAAPAPAQAATRRTGVAVTSAPPAAPAATGGRRRQPTPVSAAPAQPRPVHTPPVAPEPVVAAPTAPPPVERPAWAPSMPPVPPGFEPTPITGTPLVAGPAAAQPAAPAPTRQLPTPIPPRQAPIPAQRSTRSPVDDNQPFVPKLTNAAINSERAARGFNPAPAAPEQPYEADEPANRGYQDEPVSRGFRDEPAGRGYQDEPVGRGFQDESAPRGYQSAADLASEMAERAARGFQSAPAPRDEAPVRSQRGGYQQPAQRDEPAERAPRGGHPQQPAADLTSELGQRARRFQREDSQHELDERMPRGYNPPSATDVPTDITRMPSRRDEDPLSMAPPGSRANWPLNPEPEEPARGGDQRVTPPWLDDDLVLPDSPGLRLVDEPDGRRGGRGGRGGEPPLRLVDDSALTGARPKPRRTERASSPAEGEDDDLLIFASVSSAWFSGPGTDEDEVTWNSTMDSGWRAAEQASRPSVGNDTTAGLPRRVPQANLVPGSTPEREERPLRIVRDAAGIAAHTSNYFRGWRRGNQEIGGSGFSVGGRPGRESANGWDFSREHDTRDDRDDYNYRAANYR, from the coding sequence GTGGCGCTCGTGCGGGTGTACTGCGGTATGACGTCGACGGCTCCGGCAGTCGAGGTGGGAGACACGCTGACGGCGGCCGTGAACCGGCTGACCGTCGCCGTGGTCGACGACTCCGGCCGGCTGCTGGAGTTCTGCGTCATCAACGACGACCCCGCGGGATACGCGCTGGTGACGTCGCTGCTGGCGGAGCGGTTCGGCGGGTCGACGATGGTCACGGTGGCCGCGGACAGCGATGACCACCAGGTCATCTCGCTGCTCGCCGCCGGCGGCCGCGCGATCGCGTACACCGACGACGAGACCGCCGACGACTTCGCCGACCGGTTCGCCGACGACGAGTCCATGGACGAGGTCGACTCCACCCCCGACGAGCGCCGGGCCGTGGGCCTGGCCCGCGCCCTGCAGGCCGGCGCCCTCTCCGCCGTGGTCGGCCCCGCCCCGCGCGAGTTCGTGGCGTTCAAGCCGGTGCTGGCCGCGCACGCGGCGCTGGCCGTCGGCCGGCAGGCCGCCGCGGTCGCCCTGCGCGAGGTGCTGCGCGAGCTCTACCCCGCCGCGCTGCGCGCTTACCCCGATCCCGCCGCGCCGGTGGCGCTGGCCGTGCTGGAGGCGCTGCCCGAGCCGGGCATGCTGGCCGGCCAGGCCGGCTCCCGCGGCCGGGACACCGGCGCGACCGCCGAGGCCGTCGCGGCCCGGCTGGTGGCCGACGGCATCTGCGACAGCGCCACCGCCCTGGAGGCGGTCACCGCGCTGCGGGTCGCGATCGCCGAGACGCCCCGCCGCAACGGCATCGGCAAGCAGCTGACCGCCGCGGTGGCCGACTCGGTCCGCTACAGCGTGGCCGCGGTGCGCTCGGTGGACGCCGCCAGCGGCGCCCTGATCGACACCCTGGCCGAACGCACGGCCCCGCTGCCCGCGGCGGCCCCCGCCCCGGCCCAGGCCGCCACCCGCCGCACCGGGGTGGCCGTGACCTCCGCGCCGCCCGCCGCCCCGGCCGCGACCGGCGGCCGCCGCCGCCAGCCGACCCCGGTGAGCGCCGCCCCGGCCCAGCCGCGCCCGGTGCACACCCCGCCGGTCGCCCCCGAGCCGGTCGTCGCCGCGCCCACCGCGCCGCCGCCGGTCGAGCGTCCCGCGTGGGCGCCCTCCATGCCGCCCGTGCCGCCCGGCTTCGAGCCGACCCCCATCACGGGTACCCCGCTGGTCGCCGGCCCCGCAGCGGCGCAACCGGCGGCTCCCGCGCCCACCCGGCAGCTGCCCACCCCGATCCCGCCGCGGCAGGCGCCGATCCCCGCACAGCGCAGCACGCGCTCGCCGGTGGACGACAACCAGCCGTTCGTGCCGAAGCTGACCAACGCGGCCATCAACAGCGAGCGCGCCGCCCGCGGGTTCAACCCGGCCCCGGCCGCGCCCGAGCAGCCATACGAGGCGGACGAGCCCGCGAACCGCGGCTACCAGGACGAGCCGGTCAGCCGTGGTTTCCGCGACGAGCCCGCCGGCCGCGGCTACCAGGACGAGCCCGTGGGCCGTGGTTTCCAGGACGAGTCCGCACCTCGCGGTTACCAGTCGGCCGCGGATCTCGCCAGCGAGATGGCAGAGCGCGCGGCGCGCGGTTTCCAGTCGGCGCCCGCTCCCCGTGACGAGGCTCCCGTCCGCTCGCAGCGCGGCGGCTACCAGCAGCCCGCACAGCGGGACGAGCCCGCCGAGCGCGCGCCGCGCGGCGGCCACCCGCAGCAGCCCGCCGCCGACCTGACGAGCGAGCTGGGGCAGCGGGCGCGCCGGTTCCAGCGCGAGGACAGCCAGCACGAGCTCGACGAGCGGATGCCCCGCGGGTACAACCCGCCGTCCGCGACCGACGTGCCGACCGACATCACTCGGATGCCGTCCCGCCGCGACGAGGACCCGCTGAGCATGGCCCCGCCCGGGTCCCGGGCCAACTGGCCGCTGAACCCGGAGCCGGAGGAGCCGGCCCGCGGCGGCGACCAGCGCGTCACCCCGCCGTGGCTCGACGACGACCTGGTGCTGCCGGACTCCCCCGGCCTGCGCCTGGTCGACGAGCCGGACGGGCGCCGCGGCGGCCGTGGCGGACGCGGCGGTGAGCCGCCGCTGCGGCTGGTCGACGACAGCGCGCTGACCGGCGCCCGGCCCAAGCCGCGCCGCACCGAGCGGGCGTCCTCCCCGGCGGAGGGCGAGGACGACGACCTGCTGATCTTCGCCTCGGTCTCGTCCGCGTGGTTCAGCGGCCCCGGCACCGACGAGGACGAGGTCACCTGGAACTCGACCATGGACAGCGGCTGGCGCGCCGCCGAGCAGGCCTCCCGCCCCTCGGTCGGCAACGACACCACGGCCGGCCTGCCGCGCCGGGTGCCCCAGGCCAACCTGGTGCCCGGCTCGACGCCGGAGCGCGAGGAGCGGCCGCTGCGCATCGTCCGCGACGCCGCCGGCATCGCCGCGCACACCAGCAACTACTTCCGTGGCTGGCGGCGCGGCAACCAGGAGATCGGCGGCAGCGGCTTCTCCGTCGGCGGGCGGCCGGGCCGCGAGTCGGCCAACGGCTGGGACTTCAGCCGGGAGCACGACACGCGCGACGACCGGGACGACTACAACTACCGGGCGGCCAACTACCGCTGA
- a CDS encoding DNA primase: MASTLWDDYQVTPVEVALPGGKVGLTLRAYRPAGELTPTDVSEREDDDDVFAAKDSRRPIPGLADDEDMPEFVWTKEALDEVAAGPAEDEVAERAVEAEEAEEEEEAEAAASDEEVPAFLSHKGRLLLFASAKGLADFVRSNAPHDLKQLEGWSKFAKSVKADDVVAGEDDAYELDLVVENLRGGPDAWDPDLLLRAGEFARDVSYALRLKPVMVALSPGSPLDDLDEALRASADGGLGGFFAKRKLRKIGAEQASIGWRSIIGKISGAVDWRD; this comes from the coding sequence GTGGCAAGCACGCTCTGGGACGATTACCAGGTCACGCCGGTCGAGGTAGCCCTGCCCGGTGGCAAGGTCGGGCTGACGCTGCGGGCCTACCGCCCAGCCGGCGAGCTGACCCCGACGGACGTCTCCGAGCGCGAGGACGACGACGACGTCTTCGCCGCCAAGGACTCGCGCCGCCCCATCCCCGGGTTGGCCGACGACGAGGACATGCCGGAGTTCGTCTGGACCAAGGAGGCCCTGGACGAGGTCGCCGCCGGCCCGGCCGAGGACGAGGTCGCCGAGCGCGCCGTCGAGGCCGAGGAAGCCGAGGAGGAGGAAGAGGCCGAGGCCGCCGCCTCCGACGAGGAGGTCCCGGCCTTCCTGTCGCACAAGGGCAGGCTGCTGCTGTTCGCGAGCGCGAAGGGCCTGGCCGACTTCGTCCGCTCCAACGCCCCGCACGACCTCAAGCAGCTTGAAGGCTGGTCGAAGTTCGCGAAGTCGGTCAAGGCCGACGACGTGGTCGCCGGCGAGGACGACGCGTACGAACTGGACCTGGTCGTGGAGAACCTGCGCGGCGGCCCGGACGCGTGGGACCCCGACCTGTTGCTGCGCGCCGGTGAGTTCGCCCGTGATGTGAGCTACGCTCTTCGCCTTAAGCCGGTCATGGTGGCGCTCTCCCCGGGTTCCCCCCTCGACGACCTGGACGAGGCGCTGCGCGCTTCGGCCGACGGTGGTCTCGGCGGCTTCTTCGCCAAGAGGAAGCTGCGCAAAATCGGGGCAGAGCAGGCATCCATCGGCTGGCGCTCGATTATCGGCAAGATCTCTGGCGCTGTGGACTGGCGCGACTGA
- the cydC gene encoding thiol reductant ABC exporter subunit CydC, translating to MRGRAGSVGRVLAFAYPLRWRFVGAAVLAAGTEAAGLGLMAAATWLLATAAGQPPLIALSVAIVLVRALAIGRGVLRYVERLASHDAVLRMVSDVRARIFAALVDRPPARRGDALSRMVSDVDAVQDLLIRVLLPMAAAGTVALAAVVTAFAADPLVALVLLAGLAATGLALPLLAARLARHGAARLAPLRAAYAVDTVDLVHGAADLAAFGARPEYEARGAAHAAELARVERSLARRSFAVDAAATVLGGLTAMAVLATALHRGLPGVWLAVLAVATLAAGEIAQSLLAAARKGTEIRGSLDRVAELLDHTAPSTADQPEIAEAASRGLPVPEGPVHLRLRGAGVRYRPDGPPALHGVDLDLPPGRRLAIVGPSGAGKSTLLALLTGAITPDMGSAEVLPAAAPGQRRETGTVEGPAAIGDHDRERWPAAVTGLLADAHLFHASVRDNLLLARPEASDAELVAACRTAGLGDWVDEHGLDVRVGEDGAALSGGQRQRLALARAVLADPQLLLLDEPTEGLDPAQADAVLAAVLEHRGDRATVLVTHRLTGLDAFDEVLVLDGGGVKERGTQGWVRAHGG from the coding sequence ATGAGGGGGCGGGCAGGGTCGGTGGGGCGGGTGCTCGCGTTCGCGTACCCGTTGCGGTGGCGGTTCGTGGGGGCGGCGGTGCTGGCCGCGGGGACCGAGGCGGCGGGGCTGGGGCTGATGGCCGCGGCGACGTGGCTGCTGGCCACCGCGGCGGGACAGCCGCCGCTGATCGCCCTGTCGGTGGCGATCGTGCTGGTACGGGCGCTGGCCATCGGGCGCGGCGTGCTGCGCTACGTCGAGCGGCTGGCGAGCCACGACGCGGTGCTGCGCATGGTGTCCGACGTGCGCGCCCGCATCTTCGCCGCGCTGGTCGACCGGCCCCCGGCCCGGCGCGGCGACGCGCTCAGCCGCATGGTGTCGGACGTGGACGCGGTGCAGGACCTGCTGATCCGGGTGCTGCTGCCGATGGCGGCGGCCGGGACGGTCGCGCTCGCCGCCGTGGTGACCGCGTTCGCCGCAGACCCGCTGGTCGCGCTGGTGCTGCTGGCGGGGCTGGCGGCGACCGGCTTGGCGCTGCCCCTGCTCGCGGCCCGGCTGGCCCGGCACGGCGCGGCCCGGCTCGCGCCGCTGCGCGCGGCGTACGCCGTGGACACCGTCGATCTGGTGCACGGCGCGGCGGACCTGGCCGCGTTCGGGGCCCGCCCGGAGTACGAGGCACGGGGCGCGGCGCACGCCGCCGAGCTGGCCCGGGTGGAACGCTCGCTGGCCCGGCGCTCGTTCGCGGTGGACGCCGCCGCGACGGTGCTGGGCGGCCTCACCGCGATGGCCGTGCTCGCCACGGCGCTGCACCGTGGCCTGCCCGGGGTGTGGCTGGCCGTGCTCGCCGTCGCCACCCTGGCCGCCGGGGAGATCGCGCAGTCGCTGCTGGCCGCCGCTCGCAAGGGCACCGAGATCCGCGGCAGCCTCGACCGCGTCGCGGAGCTGCTCGACCACACCGCACCGAGCACCGCCGACCAGCCCGAGATCGCGGAGGCTGCCTCGCGCGGGCTGCCCGTGCCTGAGGGACCGGTGCATCTGCGGCTGCGCGGGGCCGGGGTCCGTTACCGGCCGGACGGCCCACCCGCGCTGCACGGGGTCGACCTGGACCTGCCGCCCGGGAGGCGGCTCGCGATCGTCGGCCCGTCCGGCGCGGGCAAGAGCACCCTGCTCGCGCTGCTCACCGGGGCGATCACGCCCGACATGGGCAGCGCCGAGGTGCTGCCCGCGGCGGCGCCCGGGCAGCGCCGGGAGACCGGGACGGTCGAGGGGCCGGCCGCGATCGGCGACCACGACCGCGAGCGCTGGCCCGCCGCGGTCACCGGCCTGCTGGCCGACGCCCACCTGTTCCACGCCTCGGTGCGCGACAACCTGCTGCTGGCCCGCCCGGAGGCGAGCGACGCCGAACTGGTCGCCGCGTGCCGGACAGCAGGGCTGGGCGACTGGGTGGACGAGCACGGGCTGGACGTGCGCGTCGGCGAGGACGGCGCCGCCCTCTCCGGCGGGCAGCGGCAGCGGCTCGCGCTGGCCCGCGCGGTGCTGGCCGATCCCCAGCTGCTGCTGCTCGACGAGCCGACTGAGGGCCTGGACCCGGCGCAGGCCGACGCGGTGCTCGCGGCCGTGCTCGAGCACCGCGGCGACCGCGCGACGGTGCTGGTGACCCACCGGCTCACCGGTCTCGACGCGTTCGACGAGGTCCTGGTGCTGGACGGCGGCGGCGTGAAGGAGCGGGGAACGCAAGGCTGGGTGCGGGCGCACGGCGGCTGA
- the cydD gene encoding thiol reductant ABC exporter subunit CydD translates to MEVVARPFDPRLLRQVPSTRRDVVLLGLLGSAVAIAVVTAAVALARALSAAVELRLDAPAVTLFLAALAARAALTSGLGIVAARMAATAKAGLRADLLAAVGRRGPGWLAGQRAGELATLTGRGLDALDGYFTGYLPQLVLGVTVPVGVLAALAFADLTSAVIVLVTLPLIPIFGILVGWQTRTATERQWHRLQLLGGHFLDMVTGLPTLKAFGRARAQVAAVREMADRHRVATMRTLRIAFLSALVLELVGTISVALVAVPVGLRLLGGGMTLAAAFTVLLLTPEAYAPLRAAGTKFHASMEGLTALDQAFTLLEAAQGAPVGGARTAPRECEIELCGVTVTYDRTTALRDADLVIRPGERVALVGPSGGGKSTLLNLLLGFTVPDAGRVLVDGTDLAALDLDAWRRRLGWVPQRAHLFADTVAANIALGDPDASRERIERAARAAAFGPVLDALPQGLDTVLGERGHGLSSGERQRLALARAFLRDAPLLLLDEPTARLDAASEQAVVDATLTLVQGRTALLVAHRPALLAAATRVIRIEHGTLHELVTA, encoded by the coding sequence ATGGAGGTCGTGGCGCGTCCGTTCGATCCCCGTCTGCTCCGGCAGGTCCCGTCCACCCGCCGGGACGTGGTCCTGCTCGGGTTGCTCGGGTCGGCCGTCGCGATCGCCGTGGTCACCGCGGCGGTCGCGCTCGCCCGTGCGCTGTCCGCCGCGGTCGAGCTGCGGCTGGACGCGCCGGCGGTGACCCTGTTCCTGGCCGCGCTGGCCGCCCGTGCCGCGCTGACCAGCGGGCTCGGGATCGTGGCGGCGCGGATGGCGGCCACGGCCAAGGCCGGGTTGCGGGCCGACCTGCTGGCCGCCGTGGGGCGGCGCGGGCCGGGCTGGCTGGCCGGGCAGCGGGCGGGCGAGCTGGCCACGCTCACCGGGCGCGGACTCGACGCGCTGGACGGCTACTTCACCGGCTACCTGCCGCAGTTGGTGCTCGGCGTGACCGTGCCGGTCGGCGTGCTGGCCGCGCTGGCCTTCGCCGACCTCACCTCGGCGGTGATCGTGCTGGTCACCCTGCCGCTCATCCCGATCTTCGGCATCCTGGTCGGCTGGCAGACCCGCACCGCCACCGAACGGCAGTGGCACCGGCTGCAGCTGCTCGGCGGCCACTTCCTGGACATGGTGACCGGCCTGCCCACGCTGAAGGCGTTCGGGCGGGCCCGCGCCCAGGTGGCGGCGGTCCGCGAGATGGCCGACCGGCACCGCGTCGCCACCATGCGCACGCTGCGCATCGCGTTCCTGTCCGCGCTGGTGCTGGAGCTGGTCGGCACCATCTCGGTCGCGCTGGTCGCGGTGCCGGTGGGCCTGCGCCTGCTGGGCGGCGGGATGACGCTGGCGGCCGCGTTCACGGTGCTGCTGCTGACCCCGGAGGCGTACGCCCCGCTGCGCGCCGCGGGCACGAAGTTCCACGCCAGCATGGAGGGCCTGACCGCGCTGGACCAGGCGTTCACCCTGCTGGAGGCGGCACAGGGCGCTCCCGTCGGCGGCGCCCGCACCGCGCCCCGCGAGTGCGAGATCGAGCTGTGCGGGGTGACCGTGACCTACGACCGCACCACCGCGCTGCGCGACGCCGACCTGGTCATCCGGCCGGGCGAGCGCGTCGCGCTGGTCGGCCCCAGCGGCGGCGGCAAGAGCACCCTGCTGAACCTGCTGCTCGGCTTCACCGTGCCGGACGCCGGGCGCGTGCTGGTGGACGGCACCGACCTGGCCGCGCTGGACCTCGACGCCTGGCGCCGCCGGCTGGGCTGGGTGCCGCAGCGGGCGCACCTGTTCGCCGACACGGTCGCCGCGAACATCGCCCTCGGCGATCCCGACGCGTCCCGTGAGCGGATCGAGCGGGCCGCCCGCGCGGCGGCGTTCGGGCCGGTGCTCGACGCGCTCCCGCAGGGCCTGGACACCGTGCTGGGCGAGCGCGGGCACGGCCTGTCCAGCGGCGAGCGCCAGCGGCTCGCGCTGGCCCGCGCGTTCCTGCGCGACGCGCCCCTGCTGCTGCTCGACGAGCCGACCGCGCGGCTGGACGCCGCCAGCGAGCAGGCCGTCGTCGACGCCACCCTCACCCTGGTGCAGGGCCGCACCGCCCTGCTCGTCGCCCACCGCCCCGCCCTGCTCGCCGCCGCGACCCGCGTCATCCGCATCGAGCACGGCACCCTCCACGAGCTGGTGACCGCATGA
- a CDS encoding SigE family RNA polymerase sigma factor has translation MHPDFDQYVRARSGSLVGFAYLLCRDRHLAEDLVQEVLARAYHRWDRIEADNPDVYLRRALVWANSSWWRRLSHRERPHGSTPDGAGDEDFVQRHAVRDELWALLGALPRRQRTVLVLRYFEDLDDERIAELLDCSPATVRVHAHRGLGALRTRLSEPVPAPAAERVLPAVALEDVRRRATGVQRRRRTALAAAAAAVITTVLVLLPVWRAPQPPPVLTPTPSGVPGPAGSASPVPGLNTSPTLNPAPSGTVALVPRPAAWALPEFPYQPGFVPAKAGKLTVVSALDMTGLESAGSPAKLLVYAGPTEYDWDWEAAQTQAVNVDGAPATMRTGTDENGKAQIGLTWRRDGRWVTVQSFGGLLTIAEVERFARELRPGRLAATPTISHGLIPQGYDVSSLDRDHVCLSAEPRLRWQDPEGICVSVGTDTSLVPVTSSFSVRGQLAVLEPVGSERPTELRVLLDEHRVLVIGQSRGDLSREDLVRFAESITVSGPAGQ, from the coding sequence GTGCACCCGGATTTCGACCAGTACGTGCGCGCCCGTTCCGGGTCGCTCGTGGGTTTCGCGTACCTGCTGTGCCGGGACCGGCACCTGGCCGAGGACCTGGTGCAGGAGGTGCTGGCGCGGGCGTACCACCGCTGGGACCGGATCGAGGCCGACAACCCCGACGTCTACCTGCGCCGGGCCCTGGTCTGGGCGAACTCGTCCTGGTGGCGGCGGCTGTCGCATCGCGAGCGGCCGCACGGCTCCACCCCGGACGGCGCGGGCGACGAGGACTTCGTACAGCGGCACGCGGTGCGTGACGAGCTGTGGGCGCTGCTCGGCGCGCTGCCCCGGCGCCAGCGCACGGTGCTGGTGCTGCGCTACTTCGAGGACCTCGACGACGAGCGCATCGCCGAGCTGCTGGACTGCTCGCCCGCGACGGTCCGGGTGCACGCGCACCGGGGCCTGGGCGCGCTGCGGACCCGGCTCAGCGAGCCGGTGCCCGCGCCGGCCGCCGAGCGGGTCCTCCCGGCGGTCGCGCTGGAGGACGTACGCCGCCGGGCGACGGGTGTCCAGCGGCGTCGGCGCACCGCGCTGGCCGCGGCGGCGGCCGCCGTGATCACCACGGTGCTGGTGCTGCTGCCGGTGTGGCGCGCTCCGCAGCCGCCGCCGGTGCTGACCCCGACCCCGAGCGGCGTGCCCGGCCCAGCCGGCTCGGCCAGCCCGGTGCCGGGGCTGAACACGTCGCCGACCCTGAACCCGGCGCCGTCCGGCACGGTGGCGCTGGTGCCCCGGCCCGCCGCGTGGGCGCTGCCGGAGTTCCCGTACCAGCCGGGCTTCGTGCCCGCGAAGGCCGGGAAGCTGACCGTCGTCTCGGCGCTGGACATGACCGGCCTGGAGAGCGCGGGCAGTCCCGCCAAGCTGCTCGTGTACGCCGGGCCCACGGAGTACGACTGGGACTGGGAGGCGGCGCAGACGCAGGCGGTGAACGTCGACGGCGCGCCCGCGACCATGCGCACCGGCACCGACGAGAACGGCAAGGCGCAGATCGGGCTGACCTGGCGGCGCGACGGCCGCTGGGTGACCGTGCAGAGCTTCGGCGGCCTGCTGACCATCGCCGAGGTCGAGCGCTTCGCCCGCGAGCTGCGGCCCGGCCGGCTGGCCGCGACCCCGACCATCAGCCACGGCCTCATCCCGCAGGGCTACGACGTGAGCAGCCTGGACCGTGACCACGTCTGCCTGAGCGCCGAGCCGCGGCTGCGCTGGCAGGACCCGGAGGGCATCTGCGTATCGGTCGGCACGGACACCAGCCTGGTGCCGGTGACCAGCTCGTTCAGCGTCCGGGGACAGCTCGCGGTGCTGGAGCCCGTCGGCAGCGAGCGGCCCACCGAGCTGCGGGTGCTGCTGGACGAGCACCGGGTGCTGGTGATCGGTCAGAGCCGGGGCGACCTGAGCCGGGAGGATCTGGTCCGGTTCGCCGAGAGCATCACGGTGAGCGGGCCTGCCGGGCAGTGA